The following proteins are co-located in the Streptococcus anginosus genome:
- a CDS encoding DUF4059 family protein has translation MLSRVFLLYLESLLITALLVGSFLGLWIGLRAVRRVDKTIKDRQAHLYDMLLIAVMTIPILSFAMMGILLIFRA, from the coding sequence ATGCTGTCTCGAGTTTTTTTACTCTATTTAGAGAGTTTGTTGATTACGGCACTATTGGTAGGGAGTTTTCTAGGATTATGGATTGGGCTTCGTGCTGTTCGGCGTGTTGATAAAACAATCAAAGATCGACAAGCTCATCTGTATGATATGCTATTGATTGCAGTGATGACGATTCCGATTTTATCCTTTGCAATGATGGGGATTCTGCTTATCTTCAGAGCATAA